A genomic stretch from Candidatus Thiothrix anitrata includes:
- a CDS encoding HypC/HybG/HupF family hydrogenase formation chaperone — MCLGIPGQITELVDLEFLVAKVDIGGVKRDVIITCVVDDEHPAESCVGDWVLVHAGFAMSRLDEEEAARTLALLAELGDMQAEIDLMRQVGAST; from the coding sequence ATGTGCCTCGGCATCCCCGGACAAATTACCGAACTGGTTGACCTTGAATTCCTCGTTGCCAAAGTGGACATCGGCGGGGTGAAACGCGATGTCATTATCACTTGCGTGGTCGACGACGAACATCCTGCTGAAAGTTGCGTTGGCGATTGGGTGTTGGTACACGCGGGTTTCGCGATGAGCCGGTTGGATGAGGAAGAAGCTGCTCGCACGCTGGCTTTACTGGCAGAACTTGGTGATATGCAGGCAGAGATCGATCTGATGCGGCAAGTTGGGGCTTCCACATGA
- a CDS encoding glycine cleavage system protein R produces MQSSLVLTVLGSDRAGLVKSIAEAVAAHQGNWQESRMVHLAGQFAGLAHVTLPQEQLAALTQTLQALQQDGLQILLQHCETPTTRAITPLSLELLGHDRPGIIHDITCLLTALNVNIEELESEQRAAPMSSELMFYAHLKLGLPEGVTADDVQGAFETMPDPLTVDLSFS; encoded by the coding sequence ATGCAATCATCGCTTGTCCTCACTGTCCTTGGCTCTGACCGTGCTGGTCTGGTCAAATCCATTGCCGAAGCTGTCGCCGCCCATCAGGGCAACTGGCAGGAAAGCCGGATGGTGCATCTGGCGGGGCAATTCGCCGGGCTTGCCCACGTGACCCTACCGCAAGAGCAACTCGCCGCTCTGACTCAAACGCTGCAAGCATTGCAACAGGATGGTCTGCAAATCCTGCTCCAGCATTGTGAAACTCCGACCACTCGCGCTATCACACCATTGTCGCTGGAACTATTAGGTCATGACCGCCCCGGTATTATCCATGACATTACCTGCCTGCTTACTGCACTTAATGTGAATATCGAAGAGCTGGAAAGCGAGCAGCGTGCTGCCCCGATGTCGAGTGAACTGATGTTTTATGCGCATCTCAAATTGGGTTTGCCAGAGGGTGTGACGGCTGATGATGTGCAAGGGGCATTTGAGACGATGCCTGATCCGCTGACGGTTGACCTGAGTTTTAGCTGA
- a CDS encoding septal ring lytic transglycosylase RlpA family protein: MPGSSNYEQAIPDSYQAQAEPETKTTKKRQARYLHTGTASYYGDKFHGRRTASGERFDQNAFTSAHGSLPFGSKVRVTNLRNNKSVEVKINDRGGFHKYGRIIDLSKAAAQRIGMMGTGTAKVKVEVLE, translated from the coding sequence ATGCCGGGCAGCTCCAATTACGAACAGGCCATTCCCGACAGTTATCAAGCACAAGCAGAACCGGAAACCAAAACCACCAAAAAGCGACAGGCACGCTATTTACACACTGGCACGGCTTCGTATTACGGCGATAAATTCCACGGCAGACGCACCGCCAGTGGTGAGCGTTTTGACCAAAATGCCTTCACCAGTGCCCACGGCAGTTTACCGTTTGGGAGCAAGGTGCGCGTTACCAACCTACGCAACAATAAATCGGTAGAAGTCAAAATCAACGATCGCGGCGGCTTCCACAAATACGGGCGTATCATAGACCTATCCAAAGCTGCGGCTCAGCGCATTGGCATGATGGGCACGGGTACAGCCAAAGTGAAAGTTGAAGTTCTGGAGTAA
- the hypA gene encoding hydrogenase maturation nickel metallochaperone HypA has protein sequence MHEMSLCEGVLQILEDEAQRQHFSKVKAVWLEIGTMSGVEIEAMRFCFDVIVRNTLADEATLNIIEIPAEAWCVDCAQTISIQQRYDACPHCGGYSLQVIRGEAMRIKELEVE, from the coding sequence ATGCATGAAATGTCACTGTGTGAGGGCGTGTTACAAATACTGGAAGACGAAGCCCAACGCCAACATTTCAGTAAGGTGAAGGCGGTGTGGCTGGAAATTGGCACAATGTCGGGTGTGGAAATTGAAGCCATGCGCTTTTGTTTTGACGTAATCGTGCGCAATACCCTAGCCGACGAAGCCACGCTGAACATTATCGAAATTCCCGCCGAAGCATGGTGCGTGGATTGTGCGCAAACGATCAGCATCCAACAACGTTATGATGCCTGCCCGCATTGCGGCGGTTATTCATTACAAGTCATACGCGGGGAAGCTATGCGAATCAAAGAACTGGAGGTGGAATAA
- the hypB gene encoding hydrogenase nickel incorporation protein HypB yields MCTVCGCGEGQLKIEGQTIPPPHSAIRGKHHHHHNHEHSHHHDHDHHQHGHTHDYGQGAAHAHAPGMTQARMVQIEQDILGKNNQYAAHNRQHFAQHGILALNLVSSPGSGKTTLLTETLSRLQGNVPLAVIEGDQQTSNDAERIRETGVPALQINTGKGCHLDAHMVGHALEALPIEDGGILFIENVGNLVCPAAFDLGEAHKVAILSVTEGEDKPIKYPDMFHAADVMILNKIDLLPYLNFDMAKCEAYARRVNPNIQILHVSATSGEGMDSWIHWLQQHKGTPHVPRHPRTNYRTG; encoded by the coding sequence ATGTGTACAGTCTGCGGTTGCGGTGAAGGTCAACTCAAAATCGAAGGTCAGACAATACCTCCTCCCCATTCAGCCATTCGCGGGAAACATCACCACCATCATAATCATGAGCACTCGCATCATCACGACCATGATCATCATCAGCACGGGCATACTCACGATTACGGGCAAGGTGCGGCTCACGCCCATGCACCCGGCATGACCCAAGCCCGCATGGTACAAATTGAGCAAGATATTCTCGGTAAAAACAACCAGTACGCAGCCCACAACCGCCAGCATTTCGCCCAACATGGTATTCTCGCGCTCAACCTTGTTTCCAGTCCCGGTTCAGGCAAAACCACTTTACTGACCGAAACCCTGAGCCGATTGCAAGGCAATGTACCACTGGCTGTAATCGAAGGCGACCAACAAACCAGCAATGACGCAGAACGCATCCGTGAAACTGGCGTACCCGCCCTGCAAATCAACACCGGTAAAGGTTGCCATCTGGACGCGCACATGGTCGGGCACGCCCTCGAAGCCCTACCAATCGAAGACGGTGGTATCCTGTTTATCGAAAACGTTGGCAATCTGGTATGCCCGGCAGCTTTCGACTTAGGCGAAGCCCACAAAGTTGCCATCCTTTCCGTCACCGAGGGTGAAGACAAACCCATCAAATACCCTGACATGTTTCACGCGGCTGACGTAATGATCCTCAACAAAATCGACCTGTTGCCGTATCTCAACTTCGACATGGCAAAATGTGAAGCATACGCCCGTCGGGTCAACCCTAATATCCAGATTTTGCACGTTTCTGCCACCAGCGGCGAGGGTATGGATAGCTGGATTCATTGGCTGCAACAACACAAAGGAACGCCCCATGTGCCTCGGCATCCCCGGACAAATTACCGAACTGGTTGA
- a CDS encoding HupE/UreJ family protein has translation MERIWMTVSLMFVSTAALAHTGHDVHGFASGVAHPFGGLDHLLAMLAVGMWSAAAMPRQWWAGAAAFMAAMLIGAILGIGGVTLPLLEPSIALSVIIMGLLVIGFARLGAFPALGLIAAFALFHGNAHGVEAPIGGAVALYLLGFLLSTGLLHLAGVGVGALAVRSTRQWMLRLLGAGMSVVGAWLLLAG, from the coding sequence ATGGAACGCATTTGGATGACAGTAAGTTTAATGTTCGTCAGTACCGCTGCGCTGGCACATACCGGGCATGATGTACACGGTTTTGCCAGTGGTGTAGCACACCCATTTGGCGGTTTGGATCATTTGCTGGCGATGCTGGCGGTGGGTATGTGGTCAGCAGCGGCAATGCCGCGCCAGTGGTGGGCGGGTGCTGCGGCATTTATGGCAGCAATGCTAATCGGCGCGATCCTCGGTATTGGCGGCGTGACATTGCCACTACTTGAGCCGAGTATTGCCTTGTCGGTGATCATCATGGGCTTGTTGGTGATTGGTTTTGCGCGTCTGGGGGCATTTCCAGCCTTGGGCTTGATTGCTGCGTTCGCACTGTTCCACGGCAATGCACACGGGGTAGAAGCCCCCATTGGTGGCGCAGTGGCATTGTATTTATTAGGCTTCTTGCTGAGCACCGGATTACTACATTTGGCGGGCGTTGGAGTCGGCGCGTTGGCTGTGCGCAGTACGCGGCAATGGATGTTGCGTTTGCTGGGCGCAGGCATGAGCGTTGTGGGCGCGTGGTTGTTGCTCGCTGGTTAA
- the hypD gene encoding hydrogenase formation protein HypD, translating into MKYMDEFRDPATAKKLVAEIHKLASTSLSQRKPLQVMEFCGGHTHTLFKYGIESMLPDNIEMVHGPGCPVCVLPMVRVDDCVAIAEQPGVIFTTFGDAMRVPGTRKSLLQAKADGCDVRMVYSPMDALVIARKNPERDVVFFALGFETTMPSTALTLLQAHREGLKNFSLFCNHITTPATMRAILTDPDLRLDGFLAPGHVSMVIGAHPYDFVTRDYHKPLVITGFEPLDILQALWMLVKQFAERRCEVENQYARIVPEAGNVAGLKAIAEVYETREHSEFRGLGNIGDAGIQIREAYAAYDAEKKFKLQTTASTHDPEHLKCADVLRGVIKPWDCPAFGKVCNPQSPLGALMVSPEGSCAAYYAYGKLAKHKETT; encoded by the coding sequence ATGAAATACATGGATGAGTTTCGTGACCCTGCTACCGCCAAAAAATTAGTAGCTGAAATCCACAAGTTGGCTTCGACTTCGCTCAGTCAACGGAAGCCGCTGCAAGTCATGGAGTTCTGCGGTGGGCATACGCATACCTTGTTCAAATACGGCATCGAATCCATGTTGCCGGACAATATTGAAATGGTGCATGGCCCCGGTTGCCCAGTGTGTGTATTGCCGATGGTGCGAGTCGACGATTGCGTGGCAATTGCGGAACAGCCCGGCGTGATTTTCACCACCTTTGGCGATGCCATGCGTGTCCCCGGTACGCGCAAAAGCCTGCTGCAAGCCAAGGCGGATGGTTGCGATGTGCGTATGGTGTATTCGCCGATGGATGCGCTGGTCATTGCTCGCAAAAATCCTGAGCGCGACGTGGTGTTTTTTGCGTTGGGGTTTGAAACCACCATGCCCAGTACCGCGCTGACGCTGTTGCAAGCACACCGTGAAGGGCTGAAAAACTTTTCGCTGTTCTGCAATCACATAACTACGCCTGCGACGATGCGGGCGATTCTCACCGACCCTGATTTGCGGCTGGATGGGTTCCTTGCACCCGGTCACGTCAGCATGGTAATCGGCGCACACCCCTATGATTTCGTGACCCGCGATTACCACAAGCCGCTGGTGATTACCGGCTTTGAACCGCTGGATATTTTGCAAGCCTTGTGGATGCTGGTGAAGCAGTTTGCCGAAAGGCGTTGCGAGGTCGAAAACCAATATGCGCGGATTGTGCCAGAGGCGGGCAATGTCGCGGGCTTGAAAGCGATTGCCGAGGTTTACGAAACGCGGGAACACAGCGAGTTTCGGGGTTTGGGAAATATTGGTGATGCAGGAATCCAGATTCGGGAAGCGTATGCGGCTTACGATGCGGAGAAGAAGTTTAAGCTGCAAACGACGGCGAGTACCCACGATCCCGAACACCTCAAATGCGCGGATGTATTGCGCGGGGTGATAAAACCGTGGGATTGCCCGGCGTTTGGAAAAGTCTGTAACCCACAAAGTCCGTTAGGGGCGTTGATGGTATCACCTGAGGGTTCGTGCGCGGCGTATTACGCTTACGGCAAGCTGGCGAAACACAAGGAAACCACATGA